In Cryptomeria japonica chromosome 5, Sugi_1.0, whole genome shotgun sequence, the genomic window ACCATTGAAATTTCCACCCAGTTTCTCATCTGCTGCATCAAGAATTCTGTGCTGTCCATGCAAGTGCCAAACCCATTCCACCACTCTAGAATTGTGTTCAGTCAAGCTCCAGTCTGCCGGTCGTCGTCCACAGGCAATTTCGAGACTCAGGGCTCCAAAGCTGAACACATCCATCGGTCGGGTGGCCTTTCCCGTTGTTACGAACTCCGGTGCTATGTACCCAATTGTTCCTGCTGGTACAGTGGTATGCCCTCTCTTTTCACGTTCCATCACTCTCGCAAGCCCAAAATCACCCAGCTTCGGTTTGAAATTTGAATCCAGCATCACATTGCTGGCTTTGATATCTCTATGCACAATGCTCTCACGCCGATCCTCATGAAGATATACCAGGGCAGACGCTATATCGCAGGCTATGCTGTATCTTCGATCCCAATTTAGTGGAGCTTCTGGTTTTTCATAAATATACTTGTCCAGACTTCCGTTTGGGAGTAACTCGTAAACCAGAAGCAAGTCGCCCTCTCGATGGGACCATCCCAGAAACTTCACGAGATTATGGTGAGTAAGCTTACTGTTTATACTAATTTCTGTTACGTACTCACGTATTCCCTGCTCAGAAGACGGAGATATTCTCTTAATTGCCACAGCTTCGTTTGTGCCAGGCAAATTGCCTGTATACACACTTCCGAAGCCGCCGACTCCAATCTTTCTGTCGTCGCTGAAGTTTTCTGTAGCGGCGCAGAGCTCAGCGTAAGGAAATTCAAAAGCAGATTGCCCTGCCTCGCGAAGCGATTTGTTGAACTCCTCATCTCTCTTCTCcgcctttctttctctttccttgttgCAGCAATACAGAACCAAGTAAAAACAGAATATGGCAAACAAAACACCCGCAACCAATAACACTACTTCTCTTGGAGATGCACTATCATCCATAATCGTTCCAGTCCAGTGCTACGCAAGGGACACTAGTTTCTGGAGCCGGGCCTGGAGCTTTAACTTCTGGAGCTTTGACAGGGGTTGATCTTCCAAGAGTATTCCAAATTCCGGATCTCAACACAAAGAGCAGCGGAGGCTGGAGGTCCA contains:
- the LOC131052685 gene encoding L-type lectin-domain containing receptor kinase IX.1-like, with protein sequence MDDSASPREVVLLVAGVLFAIFCFYLVLYCCNKERERKAEKRDEEFNKSLREAGQSAFEFPYAELCAATENFSDDRKIGVGGFGSVYTGNLPGTNEAVAIKRISPSSEQGIREYVTEISINSKLTHHNLVKFLGWSHREGDLLLVYELLPNGSLDKYIYEKPEAPLNWDRRYSIACDIASALVYLHEDRRESIVHRDIKASNVMLDSNFKPKLGDFGLARVMEREKRGHTTVPAGTIGYIAPEFVTTGKATRPMDVFSFGALSLEIACGRRPADWSLTEHNSRVVEWVWHLHGQHRILDAADEKLGGNFNGEEMERLMKVGLLCSHPDPNARPSMEKVVGILKRGAEVPHVPLVFPVAVYGDLVPFDIMSPPSFSTFPELIAL